CCAGCCAGGTAACAATATGGCGCAATTTCTGTGCCCTGCTTGTTCTGCCGCCCCTAGGATCCCTCACCTGACATGACGctgcctctctctcctgcctggaCTGAAATACGAAGCATTCTTTGGGGGCAAAAGCAGAGGTGGACACATTATCTCCAGACTGCCCCAGTTAAATGTATATTCTGTACCTCAGAGTGAAGAAGAGACCCCACAAGCAGAGAGAAATGTTTCCTTCCCTCTGCTGTCAATCCAGCCTGGATAGATTTAGCCACCTTTCAGACTGAAAGGCACAGAACTTTCTTCAATGGGATGAGAGACAGGATCAATGTGCTCCTTGGACCAGGGGACTGCCTGGCACTATGGCCCAACCAAAGAGCCAAGGATGGCCAAGGCAGAGACAGTGACAGGGCAGGGGCCAGGAGCATCCTTAGAAGGGGCTGGAGAGTCTTTTGCTGCCTCAGATATTTCACCCAGGCTCAGCCCTATCTTGGTCTACTCACTTCCCCTGCACGCAGGGCTCATACTTGGACACAGGAACTATTTGCTGTCTTCTAGTAACTCCCTGAGACCTCTGACCCCTCTCTGCACCTCCCCAGAGACCCTGGACAAATCAGGCAAAGGGACTCATTTCAGtccaagaaacaaaaattattccTGCTGAACTAAGCAGCACTCTAGAGAGTGAATAAGAcagcacatgcacgcacacacgtgcgcgcgcgtatacacacacacacacacacacacaatttactAATGTACAGACAACAGGGCAATTTGAAACAGCTCATTCTTTGcatctttaaaattactttttattttcctggtgGCATGAACTGCTCCCTCATCTGTCCTGATCATTCTGCCTGATCACATGGATGTTCATATAGCTATATGTCTGTGGGCTTGGGGCATGGTTAATACTCCTGTATATTTGCCCCTTACAGGGCTCCCAAGTGAGGGTCTGGGGCACTATTAGCCAGGCCCTGACTTCTATGGCCATGAGTCAGACCTGTGTCTTCACTTTTCATTAACCTTCCTACCTGCTCCAGTCACTTGGCCTACAGGCCAATGTGCCCAGGCAAGCAGCCCAGGAAACTGCTCATCCCAGTCAGAGCCATGGAACTGAGAGGGTGAGAAAGAAAGCCCTCAGGAGAAGCAAGGCAGATAGCTGATCCTAGGTTCCTGGAGAGGGATAAAAGGGATTGACAGGAAGGGGCTGGGCTAGGGAGATCCCAGTAGAAGCAAACCAATGGTGGAGACTGAAATCCCCCTTGAACAGGAGCCTGCTAAGCAAGGGGGTTGCTGATGAGATTTGGTAGGCTGGTTAAGGAGGACTGAGTTAAGTTCTCAGCCACAACCCCCTGGAGTTCTGGCTTCCCTTCATGAAAAAGAAACTGACACTCCAAGTGGGGACTTGACTCCTAAGACAAGCCCAAGCTCAGTGATGCTTTAAGATCACGGGCAGCTGAAATAGGCACCCTGGCTGCCCCACCCTCATGACTCTGGAAAGCAGGCCCTAGTCTAAAGAGGGAGACCAAGACTAAAATGGGTCAccttgtgcttccctggtgatccagtggttaggactccacctttcaaggcagggggcatgggttcaatccctgatctgggaactaaggttCCACACCCCACAGGGTGCAACcaaaaagtatacaaaataaaatgggtCACCTTCATGCCTTCAAGGTCCAACCCAGACCAAGCACAGGGCGCAGCATGTGGCAAGTGCTcagaaaagagtaaaaatcttaaagaaatagaTATCCCCACTTATACATATGAAACCCAGGTCATTTTTCCAGCTTCCCTTTGGCCCATAGGGAGGGAGATATGAGGGATTTATCTGCCAGGACACTGGTTGCTATGTCATTAACTTTATGGGGTCATCTGAGGTCTTGCTTGAGAACTTCAGTCAAATTCCTATTTTTCTAAATGCACAGTtagtaaaaagaagaagaagaagaagaaaaagtagtGGTTTAAATCATGAGACAAATTCTAATGCAGCTTTtgataacaaaaagaaaagtactgggagttccctggtggcccagtggctaaggctccatgcccCTGACATAGGGGgactggattctatccctggtcagggaactagatcccacatgctgcagctaagacccagcacaaccagaaacaaataaatattaaaaaaaaagaaaagtaattataaTTATGTATGTAGAGAGATTCTTAAGGTGTGAGAAGTTCTCAAATGGAGACATATTATCTGAAGTGCCTAAAGAGTTCaaattgtaaatataaatatacttctTAATCTACACACTTCCTGCAGCACTGAATATGAAGAGGCAGGAAAGCAAATGTCTTCCACATACCAGGCTCCATGCCAGGCACCTCACAGATCTTACCTCAGTTAATTCCCATACTAACTTGAGAGGGGGACCTTATCCTCATACCCTCACTCAGCAGACAAGGATGCCAATGTTCCAAGAACTGTGTATCTTTCCCAAGACCCAGAGCTAAAGGATGATGGGGCCAGGATCCCACCTCCACTGCTCCCCCATTTTAGGCTCAGCATGAGGGTTATCCCCTGCCCCTCGACTGTCTGACACCCAGCTTtctggcaggaagagaaggagcttgcttttttttcagttcttctaCTTGGTTTCTGGGCAGAACCCAGCCTCTGTGGGCAATGTCCACTTGCCATCACAGCCAGGACTCTGGCCCATGGCCCCTTCAGCAGTGCAGCAGGCAAGACTGGAAGCCAGGGTTGGCTCAGCAGACATCTGACTGTCCCATGGGAGCTATGCAAATTCTAGCAGGCCAGGTGAGCCAGAAGGATGAAGGAAGGAGACTCACTGGTGGGCCCAGAACCCTCTGGGAATCATCCATGGTTCTCAGGCACTTGGTTCTGTGACCATCTTCTGTCCTAGGTCTAGCAATCCTGCCACTGGGGTAGGACTCCAACTCCCCCTGCACCCAAGGAGTGGGGCTGGGTCAATGCACAGAATACTGCCCCCATGAGTAATTTGGAAAGACGAATCTATTGCTGACTACTCCCTGACAAGTTCCTTGGGGGTCCTAACTCCCTCTCCCAACTGTGCACACCTTTGCACAGCAAACCTCTTCCCCAGGTCCCAGCGTTGGTAAAAAGGCAGTAATTGCTTATGCCAAACTTTCCCTGGCTTTTAAGGTGGGAACAAAAGTGCAGCAGGTGCTTAATCAGCATCTGACAAGAGAATGAAGAGACGATTGCAGCAGACAGAGCTGGGCTCAAGGCCCAGCTCTTCAGGGCTCACTGAACTTCAGTTCTCAAATCTGTAAAAGGAAAGTACTTCCTTTGTATGGTTTTTAAAGGCGCAAATAAGATCATATGTGTTTGGGGTGCAGGGACCAACAAGAGAATGACAATGAACCCTAAGAAGCAGGCTGGAGGTGTAGACCCAGAGTCCCCATCCTCGTTGCCTCCTGCCAGAACCAGTAACAGAAAAACCCAAGCCCCATCCATCTCAGCTCACTGAACACTGCTGGGGCATGGTATGGACCACCACTGTCCCACTCCCattttccctgcctcctcctccaccagGTCCCAGAGCAAGGCTGTGGCCCCAGAGGCCAGTCCAGAGAGAAGCTGCTCCCTCCACAGCTGCCCCCTTGAGGACCCTTCCAGTTCTTCTGGACCACCACCAGCAACTTCCACCCTCCAGCCTGTGGGCCCATCCAGCCCCTTGGGCCCTGCTCACTTTACCTATCCCCGAGCACCGCAGGAGTACCGGGGGGGAAGCTCCCTGCCAGGGCTTGGGGACcgggcagggctgtgctcccaTGGCTCCAGCCTcagcccttccccagccccctcaCAGCGTGATGGGGCCTGGAAGCCAGCATCTGTGCAGCACCACGTGGTCAGCGTCAGGTAAGGAGGAGTCCAGCAGTTGGCCAGCTGCCCTGAAAGGTAGGGCAGGGCTTCAAAGTGGGGCCAATTCCCCGGGGTCTAGACTCCTTCACTAGGAGGCAGCCCAAGTGTCTCCtgcctctgatggaggaggcagcctggaaggaagaggaagggttGGAACTCGGGAGTGGGGAGGCCTGCAAGGGTCGATGCCAACTTCCTCTACCCTCCACCCCTACTCCAACCTCCCACCTTACAAGAGGACTCCAgcaagcaagtgtcttttcttctctcccataGGCAGGAACGGGCCTTCCGGATGCCAAAGAGGTAGGCCTGGGCCTTCTCTGGACCCATGGGGTGACCAGGCCCAGTTTAGCTCCACAATCCCTTCTTGGTGGCTTCTAAGCTCACCCATTCCCTGCTACCATGCCCAACACCAACTCATGTGGgatctcttcctctttcccagcTATTCCCAGCTGATTGCGGAGTGCCCAGTGGCCGTGCTGCTGCTGTGTCTGGCTTTCATCCTCCTCTGCACCCTGGCTGGACTGCTGGGGGGCCAGCTACCTGATTTCTCCAAGCCCTTACTGGTGAGGGGCCACAGGGAGGGACGGGGCCCCCATGCCTGGCCACCTCAGATCGATCTGGGGCAGAACTTTGGAGTGGCCCTGCTGGGAGTGGACTCTCCAGTGAGAGCTCAGAAAGGGTACAGAGGTGATCCTCATGTCCAACCATACAGGCaggcaagccaggcctccctgctccaGGGACCCAAAGGAGTAGAGGGAAGAACTCCCCCTCTTTCTGGTCTGATcgtctctgccctcctccctaCAGGGCTTTGAGCCTCGGGACACGGACATTGGGCACAAGCTAGTGGTCTGGAGAGCACTGCAGGCCCTCACAGGCCCCAAGAAGCTGCTTTCCCTTTCCCCAGACCTTGAGCTGAACAGGTAATGGATTCCTATCTTTCCATTTTTGGGGGCAACCGGAGATAGAACGAGGTCTCCAGAGAGGAGCCAAAGACaggtcaggggacttccctggctatccagcagttgggactctgcatttccactgcaggggacacaggtttgatccctggtcggggaactaagattccacatgccatgtagcgtagtaaaaaaaaaaaactaaaaaaaaaaaaaaaaaaaaggcaggtcaGAGGGCCTTGCTGGAACCCCCTGGGTAATGGTATCTGGCCTTTTCTGAGCCCCTCACCTCTGGACAGTGCCTGATACAGATTTTTTCTCTACCTTAGCTCAACCCCCCACACCACTCTGAGCCCCGCCACACCCTGGAGCAGTGCCCAAGAGGGGTTGGTCCGGCCTCGGAGGATGGTGGAGTCCTTGGAGGACAGAGGGCAGGAGAGCTTCTTCTGTGGCCCCCCTGGTAAGCTGCAGCCTGGCCAGTTCCTGGCTTTAATGGTggttctccctctccccacctacTAGAACTGAAGGGCCCAGGAGAACAAATCTGGGCAGACAGAAGGGCAAGGAGACTGGCCAGTCACATTCAAGGCAAGGAAGTAGGGTTACAGCTGGGAGGATGAGGCCGGTCTCAGTTGCTCCAGCCAGGAAGGGTCAAGCTGGACGGGGGTGTGGCACAGGGGAGGGATGCAGGCCCAGCATCAGGCAGCCAGGCACAGGTTTGAGGATCCTGAGAATCTGAGCCTCATATGGCCTGGAGTAAGCATCTTCCCTTTGGTGGGCCCAGAATCTGGGGCCAAAGCACTGAGCTCTGGGCTGTGTGTTGCAGAGAAGAGCTATGCACAGCTGGTGTTCATGTCCACCTCAGCGGGCAGCCTCTGGAACCTGCACGCCATTCATTCTATATGTCGCATGGAACGTGACCAGGTGAGCCGGCTGAGGAGGTGCCGGGGCTTGGTGCGGGTGGGGAGAGCCAGGGACACCAGGGACCTGATCATAAGGAAATACAGCTGAACAAAGGTTGCCAGACTGGGCTAGGAAAGAGCATTCCCTGCTTAGAAAATTATTGCAACCCTGCTAAGAGGCTCCAGGTTGTGggggaagaggaaagtgaagagtCAGCTGCTTCCAGAAGTGCCAAGACATAGCTGCTGGAAGACAGACCCTCAGAGCTTGGGATTTTCAAAAGGTCCTGAGGCTCCTCCTTGAAGCAGTCAAGATGTAGCTGCTGGAGCAGGGGCCTGACCAGTCAGGTCAAGATACCTCTCTGCCTCTGCCCTGCTGCCTCAAAGGAAGTGAGAGAGCCTGGGACAGTGCTTAgaaacctgggccccagcagttcCCCTGAGCTCTCTCCTGCTGTGTGTGCCCTACAGATCCGCTCCCATCCCAGCTTTGGGGCTCTGTGCCAGCGTACGGCAGCCAACGAGTGCTGCCCAAGTTGGTCCCTGGGCAACTACGTGGCTGTGCTCTCCAATCGCTCCTCCTGCCTAGACATTACTCAAGCTGACACAACCCGCACGCTGGCCCTGCTGCGGGCCTGTGCCCTCTACTATCACCGTGGTGCCCTGGTGCCCTCCTGTCTGGGACCCAGAAAGGACAAGCCCCCACGCTGTACCCAGGTTCCCACCAAGTGCTCCCAGAGCAGTGCTGTCTACCAACTCCTGCACTTCCTGCTGGACAGGGACTTTCTGAGTCCCCAGACTGCTGACTACCAGGTGCCCTCCCTCAAGTACAGCCTGCTCTTCCTGCCCACCCTGAAGGGTGCCTCCATGATGGGCATCTACCTGGACCGCCTCGCTATGCCCTGGGGGCTCTCCGACAACTACACATCCGTCACCGGCATGGATCTGGGCCTCAAGCAGGAACTGCTGAGACACTACCTGGCCCAGGACACGGTGTACCCCTTGCTGGCCCTGGCCGCCATTTTCCTCAGCATGGCCCTCTACCTGCGCTCGCTCTTCCTCACGCTCATGGTGCTGCTGGGGGTGCTGGGCTCCCTGCTGGTTGCCTTTTTTCTGTATCGAGTGGCCTTCCGCATGGCCTACTTCCCCTTCGTCAATCTGGCAGCCCTCGTCCTGCTGAGCAGCGTCTGCGCGAACCACACCCTCATCTTCTTCGACCTCTGGCGCCTCAGCAAGAGCCAGCTGCCGTCCGGGGGGCTGGCGCAGCGCGTGGGCCGCACCATGCACCACTTCGGCTACCTGCTGCTGGTCTCGGGCCTCACCACGGGCGCGGCCTTCTACGCCAGCTACCTGAGCCGCCTCCCGGCCGTGCGCTGTTTCGCGCTCTATATGGGAACGGCTGTGCTGGCGCACCTGGCGCTCACGCTGGCCTGGCTGCCTTCCGCCGCGGTGCTCCACGAGCGCTACCTGGCGCGCGGCTGTGCCTCCCAGGCGCGTGGCCCGTGGGCCGGCAGCGCGCCCCGGCGACTGGCACTGGCCCTCCACCGACGGCTCCGCGGCCTCCGGAGGGCGGCCGCCAGCACCTCGCGCCTGCTCTTCCAGCGCCTCCTGCCCTGCGGCGTCATCAAGTTCCGTTACATTTGGATCTGCTGGTTCGCCGCGCTGGCGGCTGGGGGCGCCTACATCGCCGGCGTCAGCCCCCGCCTGCGGCTGCCCACGCTACCGCCGCCCCGCGGCCAGGTCTTCCGGCCCAGCCACCCCTTCGAGCGCTTCGACGCAGAGTACCGTCAGCAGTTTCTGTTTGAGCGGCTGCCTCAGGGCGAGGGCGGCCACATGCCGGTGGTCTTGGTGTGGGGCATCCTGCCCGTGGACACGGGCGACCCCCTGGACCCTCGCAGCAACAGCTCGCTGGTGAGCGACCCTGCCTTCTCAGCCAGCGGTCCTGAGGCCCAGCGCTGGCTGCTGGCCCTCTGCCGCGGAGCTCGGAATCAAAGCTTCTTCGGGGCCCAGCCGGAGGGCTGGCCCACATTGTGCTTCGTGGAGGCTCTCCAGCGCTGGATGGAGAGCCCCGGCTGTGCCCGCCTGGGGCCAGGCCTCTGCTGTGGCCACTCGGGCTTCCCTTGGGCCCCGCAGCTTTTCCTGCACTGCCTCAAGATGATGGCTCTGGAGCAAGGCCCGGAGAGCCCCCGGGACCTGGGAGCCCGCTTCAATACCCAGGGCGGCTTGGCTGCCCTGGTCCTGCAGTTCCAGACCAACTTCCCCTACAGTCCAGACTACAGCCAGGCTCACCATTTCTACACTGAGGTCAACCACTGGCTGGCCGCAGAGCTGGGCAGGGCACCCCCTGGCCTGCGCCGGGGTTGGTTCACCAGCCGTCTGGAGCTGTACAGCCTGCAGCATAGCCTGAGCACTGAGCCTGCAGTGGTGCTGGGCCTGGCGCTGGCGCTGGCCTTTGCCACACTGCTGCTGGGCACCTGGAATGTTCCCCTTAGCCTGTTCTCAGTGGCAGCAGTGGCAGGCACTGTGCTGCTCACCGTGGGGCTCCTGGTTCTGCTGGAGTGGCAGCTCAACACTGCCGAGgccctctttctctctgcctcagtggGCCTGTCCGTGGACTTCACTGTCAACTACTGCATCTCCTATCACCTGTGCCCGCACCCTGACCGCCTGAGTCGTGTGGCCTTCTCGCTGCGCCAGAGCAGCTGCGCCACGGCGGTGGGGGCCGCGGCCCTGTTTGCAGCCGGCGTCCTCATGCTCCCGGCCACGGTGCTGCTCTATCGCAAGCTGGGCATCGTCCTCATGATGGTGAAGTGCGTCAGCTGCGGCTTCGCCAGCTTCTTCTTCCAATCTCTCTGCTGCTTCTTCGGACCAGAGAAGAACTGTGGGCAGATCCTCTGGCCTTGTGCACACCTGCCGTGGGATGCCGgcactggggagcctggtggggagaAGGCAGGTCGCCCACGACCAGGGTCGGTGGGAGGGGTGCCCGGGACCTGCTCAGAGCAGTACGAGCTACAGCCCCTGGCACGACGCCGGAGTCCCAGCTTTGACACCAGTACAGCCACCAGCAAGCTGTCTCACCGGCCCTCCGTGCTCTCTGAAGATCTACAGCTACACGATGGCCCCTACTGCTCCCGGCCCCCGCCAGGCCCTGCATCCCCAAGGGAGCTgttcctggaccaccaggcagtTTTCAGCCAGTGCCCGGCCCTGCAGACTTCCTCTCCCTACAAGCAAGCTGGACCCAGCCCCAAAACCCAGGCCAGGCAGGGCTCCCCAGGGAAGAAGGCTGAGCTGGTGCAGGCCTCATTAGAAGCCCCAGCCCACCCTCCCAGGCCCAAGCCCCAGGTCGTGGAGCCCCCTGATTGCCTCTGCTCCTCAGCCAGCACCCTGGAGGGGCTCAGCGTCTCTGATGAGACCTGCTTAAGCACCTCCGAGCCCAGTGCCCGCGTTCCAGATTCCGTGGGTGCCTCCCCAGAGGACCTGGATGAGACAGAGCAGACAGTACCCGAACGAGGCCAGCTCAATGAGAAGCGGGACACGCTGTGGCTGGCGCTCAAGGAGACTGTTTACGACCCATCTCTGCCTGCCTCACACCAGAGCAGCTCGTCCTGGAAGGGCCGTGGTGGGCCGGGGGATGGCAGCCCTGTGGTGCTGCCTAACAGCCAGCCAGATCTGCCAGATGTTTGGGTCCGCAGGCCCAGCACCCACACTTCAGGCTACAGTAGCTGAGGGAGGCCCAGGGAGGCCCACCTGGGGCACAGAGCCTGTTGGGGATGTAATGGCCGGAGCAGCACCAGGCTAGAGCCTGATAGTGTTTCCCCACATCAGCGTGGGAAGGTCTCGCCCTCCAGCTGTGGATTTTAAACCCTGCCAGATGTTCTGGCCCTGGTCTGGGCTGCTGCTTACTCCTCACACCTGGAGGATTTGGAATGAGGGGTGGTCTTTGGAGTGAAATGCCAAGCTCTCCTTTTGACCTGCGAAGGGCTCTTCTGCTCCCACAGTACCAGCCAGGACCCACCCTCTGGAAGGGTGAAGGTTATGTGTGCAGCTCCATGTACCAGGGGAGGCTGACTTGGCCCCCATGCCAAGGGGCATGAAGTTCAGTGGGACTAAGGGACCCAGTCCTTGGGATCCTATGGGCCCCTTCATCAACCAAGAGCCCTGGGAAACCTCTGCAGCCTCCTGGGCCTCTCACCTTCCAGAGGCTTTTTTATCAGGACACTTCCTTTTCTTTGGGGGAGCCTCCTGGAGTCATAATTGGCCTGGGATCTCTGTCCTGAATGGCCTGCCCCCCTCACATTACCCAATCTGTTAAGAAATTTGTCCCAGTCAAGCAGAGATGGCTTCTGGGAGAAAAGTAGGTGGTGGAGAGATGGTGAGTCCCAGAGCATCCCTGAATTGATAATGGTCCCTCATGGAAGCTGCTCTGGCATGGAAGCGTCCTCTCCCCTGTTAACACTAGTAAGAATCGTTTATATCCTGCCTATTTTGGTTTGCAGAACACTTCCATACCCATTGTGTCCTGGGAATCTCATCACTTCTGTGGGAGGTAGCCTGTAGTTGGTTAGGTCCTTTTGCTCCCAGGTTACAGATAAAGACATTGAAACTAAGGTTACTGTTTTCACAAAGTCCCATAGTGAGTGGGTGGCAGAACAGTTTTCCTAACTGACTCCACCAAAGCTCCCACTCTCCTCTTGTTTACCTGCTCCAGGGACGTTGACCTACAGCTATCTTGATCTTTGCTCTGGGCACCTTTAAACAACCTGTCTTCACAGGTGCCTCTGAGTACCACTTTAGGCCTCTGTCTCCAGAAGAAGCTACACTCTGAGCAAGCCTGGAGTTCCTCCCCACAGCCACTGGACTTCCTTCCAGCTCCAGCTGAGATGCCTACCATCCATGAGGCACCTAAGCTGATCTGATTTCCAAGTTCAGGGTCAGGAGAAGGCCTTGTCCGTGGCCTCAGTGTGCAGAGAGCCCCTGCCAGGAGAGGCACTGAAGGCCGTCGAGGCTGAGCAGAGTCCAGTTAAGGCAGGAACTCAGGCCTGCCCTCTTTGAGGGTATGGCAGTCTGAAGCTGTTTCGCAGGTCAGGGTTCTGGTTCCCAAAGGACAAGTCTCTCTAGGGGCACTCAGCAGACAAAAGGCTGACTCCCCTTCCCCAAAGCAAAGGGTCTCTCTGGAAGGTTTTATCTCACATGAGAGCTCATGATACCTGGAGCATCAACAAATTTACTGAGCACCACTCCACCTATGGCAGTATAAGAGGACAGAGGCATGGAGGGAAAATCAGAcatctgccctcaaggaactcatCATCTAGCTGGGGAaacagccctccccaccccaccatacATGCAGGCATCATTGGGTCACTAATGGCGCCATACAGCACGTGCTGAGGGCCATATGCCTGTCACCATGAGCATTGCTGAAGCTCAAGCACCCAAGACTGGTAACCAGGAAGGATTCCTGAGCTGGGCTTCAGTATCTCAGCCTGGAAGTGACCTTATCATTTGTTTCAGCAGTTCTCAAGCTTTGGAGCCTCAGGACCCTTCGTTCAAAGAATCCTTGTGTGGAAACACTGCATATAAAGCTGAGAAAAAGCAACTACACTGGTGGGTGCTGGGGATGAGGAAGTCCAGAGCCAGATCAGCCTCCTTTTCTACTGTGCCTCTCAGGGGACCCTGGGGAACCCTGAAAGCTCTTGGTGGCTCTGAAGAATGTGGCTTGAAAACCACTGATCCAGGTCATCTTACAGATGAGCATCACAGAGGGGAAGGATTTTTCTGGGGCCAAAGAGACAGAACTGGAGGCAAATTAGAGGGTTTGGGCTTTATATGGGATATGGCCATATCAATGAGATATGGGAGTTGTGGAAGTGACAGAAGACCATGGGCAGGAATGACAGGTACATCAGCTTCTTTGCAAGATAAAGATACCCATCTGACTCTTGGTGTCAGGAAGGAAAGACAGTGACTAGGACTAACGTGGACCATCTCCCTGGAGTTCTGAGGGACCTCTCTCTCCTCATGTCAGAGAGGAATTCAGCCTCTCTGGCCTAGGGCTGCTCATCAGCCTCTTGAGTCCTGGCTTCCCTGCACTATAGACCGTCTCCTGTTATCACACAACCACGTCGGGAGAGCTCTGGTCATCTGGGATCATCACCCAGAGGGAGGGCAAGGTGAACCCTTCCTCCTGAACACAAGCAAAAGTCTGGCCTTGACTCCATCATTGTAGTTGCCTCTCGGTGACTCACTGCAGCTCTTCTGCCCTGTGATGTGGGAGGACAGCAGGGCCCTGGACTGAAAGAACCTGCTCCCCCACACCCTCTTTTGTGTCTTACAGGGGGAGACATTGGTGTCTGGGGCTGAAGCGCAGAAACTTGGCCTGAACACAACCACTGACATGTTTGAGAGAGTATGAAGGGATAGCTGGGGTGGGCATCAGGGATCTGAGCACAACGAAGAGCCCTCCTCGGGGACTTCTGGGTGCCCTTCTCACAGGCCAGGGCCACACAACCCTTCAGGAAGGCAGATATGCTAGAGCAGCCAAAGTACTGACTGGATTTGTTctttacaccagcgggcccaaagGACTGGAAGAACTCAGTGTAATCCCAGTCAGCGACTCGAACTTGGAGTGGCTCGAACCGACAGCAAACATCACAGCAGTGGGTAATCCCACCTGCATCTCTAGCTCCAACtttggtatttgttttgttttttgtgtttttttttggcagggtcttagttccccgacaagGGATCAAAGCCGTGTTCCCTGTAggggaagtgcagtcttaaccactggactcccaggaaAGTCTCCCTTGCCCCAGCTTTGGAAATCAAGGTTTGAAGTATTTTCAGCAGATTTACTATCATCATTATGGTGGTTACAAAGAGTGTATGACCCTGGACACACATGGAGAGAAGCTTAGAAGCATGCTGTGAGGCTCTGGAAAATTCAAGAAATGGCTCCTTAACACTGAGACACTGCATTAACACTAATTTGGGACCTGCAGTCATTTCTCCTATTTGTGCCACAGATCCTTGAACTCATACCCAGAGCATGAGAATGTGttattgtatgttttaaaaatgtaacttggTACAGTTAGTTACTATGGGAAAACCCATCCTTCCATGGCTGTGGCACTTCGGTGACAATGTCAGAGACTGAGTTGACTGGTAGAATCTTAGATTTTACAGGCACGGGGCCTACCCTATACCATGATATTTAGGCAATATCTCAACTTGAGCCTGATTCTGAAAGAGACATCTCAGGAGAGATTTATAAGCCAAATGCCCTCAGCCCGCTCCAACTCATCCCTCTCCTTCCAGTCCATGACAAGGCAGGTAAGGGGATCAGGAGAGAGGATACATTGGAGAGTTTCTGATCTTTTCTTTCCTCGTGGCCTTATCTTGGCCTTTGATAATACATGTGGGCAATTATGAGCTCTCTGGCATCCATGACATGCATCAAGATCTGCTTGGGAATGGGAAAAAACAGACATTCCTTACCCTTTCTACCCTCACCCTTGTTCACAGGGGTGACAGT
This sequence is a window from Odocoileus virginianus isolate 20LAN1187 ecotype Illinois chromosome 6, Ovbor_1.2, whole genome shotgun sequence. Protein-coding genes within it:
- the DISP2 gene encoding protein dispatched homolog 2 isoform X1; its protein translation is MDGGGDSSSSDPVPGPGPEGEQRPEGELLAPEGSSPDRSQSKAVAPEASPERSCSLHSCPLEDPSSSSGPPPATSTLQPVGPSSPLGPAHFTYPRAPQEYRGGSSLPGLGDRAGLCSHGSSLSPSPAPSQRDGAWKPASVQHHVVSVRQERAFRMPKSYSQLIAECPVAVLLLCLAFILLCTLAGLLGGQLPDFSKPLLGFEPRDTDIGHKLVVWRALQALTGPKKLLSLSPDLELNSSTPHTTLSPATPWSSAQEGLVRPRRMVESLEDRGQESFFCGPPEKSYAQLVFMSTSAGSLWNLHAIHSICRMERDQIRSHPSFGALCQRTAANECCPSWSLGNYVAVLSNRSSCLDITQADTTRTLALLRACALYYHRGALVPSCLGPRKDKPPRCTQVPTKCSQSSAVYQLLHFLLDRDFLSPQTADYQVPSLKYSLLFLPTLKGASMMGIYLDRLAMPWGLSDNYTSVTGMDLGLKQELLRHYLAQDTVYPLLALAAIFLSMALYLRSLFLTLMVLLGVLGSLLVAFFLYRVAFRMAYFPFVNLAALVLLSSVCANHTLIFFDLWRLSKSQLPSGGLAQRVGRTMHHFGYLLLVSGLTTGAAFYASYLSRLPAVRCFALYMGTAVLAHLALTLAWLPSAAVLHERYLARGCASQARGPWAGSAPRRLALALHRRLRGLRRAAASTSRLLFQRLLPCGVIKFRYIWICWFAALAAGGAYIAGVSPRLRLPTLPPPRGQVFRPSHPFERFDAEYRQQFLFERLPQGEGGHMPVVLVWGILPVDTGDPLDPRSNSSLVSDPAFSASGPEAQRWLLALCRGARNQSFFGAQPEGWPTLCFVEALQRWMESPGCARLGPGLCCGHSGFPWAPQLFLHCLKMMALEQGPESPRDLGARFNTQGGLAALVLQFQTNFPYSPDYSQAHHFYTEVNHWLAAELGRAPPGLRRGWFTSRLELYSLQHSLSTEPAVVLGLALALAFATLLLGTWNVPLSLFSVAAVAGTVLLTVGLLVLLEWQLNTAEALFLSASVGLSVDFTVNYCISYHLCPHPDRLSRVAFSLRQSSCATAVGAAALFAAGVLMLPATVLLYRKLGIVLMMVKCVSCGFASFFFQSLCCFFGPEKNCGQILWPCAHLPWDAGTGEPGGEKAGRPRPGSVGGVPGTCSEQYELQPLARRRSPSFDTSTATSKLSHRPSVLSEDLQLHDGPYCSRPPPGPASPRELFLDHQAVFSQCPALQTSSPYKQAGPSPKTQARQGSPGKKAELVQASLEAPAHPPRPKPQVVEPPDCLCSSASTLEGLSVSDETCLSTSEPSARVPDSVGASPEDLDETEQTVPERGQLNEKRDTLWLALKETVYDPSLPASHQSSSSWKGRGGPGDGSPVVLPNSQPDLPDVWVRRPSTHTSGYSS
- the DISP2 gene encoding protein dispatched homolog 2 isoform X2, producing MVESLEDRGQESFFCGPPEKSYAQLVFMSTSAGSLWNLHAIHSICRMERDQIRSHPSFGALCQRTAANECCPSWSLGNYVAVLSNRSSCLDITQADTTRTLALLRACALYYHRGALVPSCLGPRKDKPPRCTQVPTKCSQSSAVYQLLHFLLDRDFLSPQTADYQVPSLKYSLLFLPTLKGASMMGIYLDRLAMPWGLSDNYTSVTGMDLGLKQELLRHYLAQDTVYPLLALAAIFLSMALYLRSLFLTLMVLLGVLGSLLVAFFLYRVAFRMAYFPFVNLAALVLLSSVCANHTLIFFDLWRLSKSQLPSGGLAQRVGRTMHHFGYLLLVSGLTTGAAFYASYLSRLPAVRCFALYMGTAVLAHLALTLAWLPSAAVLHERYLARGCASQARGPWAGSAPRRLALALHRRLRGLRRAAASTSRLLFQRLLPCGVIKFRYIWICWFAALAAGGAYIAGVSPRLRLPTLPPPRGQVFRPSHPFERFDAEYRQQFLFERLPQGEGGHMPVVLVWGILPVDTGDPLDPRSNSSLVSDPAFSASGPEAQRWLLALCRGARNQSFFGAQPEGWPTLCFVEALQRWMESPGCARLGPGLCCGHSGFPWAPQLFLHCLKMMALEQGPESPRDLGARFNTQGGLAALVLQFQTNFPYSPDYSQAHHFYTEVNHWLAAELGRAPPGLRRGWFTSRLELYSLQHSLSTEPAVVLGLALALAFATLLLGTWNVPLSLFSVAAVAGTVLLTVGLLVLLEWQLNTAEALFLSASVGLSVDFTVNYCISYHLCPHPDRLSRVAFSLRQSSCATAVGAAALFAAGVLMLPATVLLYRKLGIVLMMVKCVSCGFASFFFQSLCCFFGPEKNCGQILWPCAHLPWDAGTGEPGGEKAGRPRPGSVGGVPGTCSEQYELQPLARRRSPSFDTSTATSKLSHRPSVLSEDLQLHDGPYCSRPPPGPASPRELFLDHQAVFSQCPALQTSSPYKQAGPSPKTQARQGSPGKKAELVQASLEAPAHPPRPKPQVVEPPDCLCSSASTLEGLSVSDETCLSTSEPSARVPDSVGASPEDLDETEQTVPERGQLNEKRDTLWLALKETVYDPSLPASHQSSSSWKGRGGPGDGSPVVLPNSQPDLPDVWVRRPSTHTSGYSS